The Lewinellaceae bacterium nucleotide sequence ATACGGTGCCGGCAATATCGGTTTAATGGGCATCCTGGCTGATGCTGCTTTGACCAACGGCGGCGTGGTAACCGGTGTAATTCCTCATTTTTTAAAGGAAAAAGAAGTGTGTCACCTCGGGCTCACCCATCTTTTCCTGGTCGACAGCATGCACCAGAGAAAAGTGGAAATGACCAAACTCTCCGATGGGGCCATCATTTTACCTGGAGGATTCGGCACCCTCGACGAAATGTTCGAGATCATCACCCTTGTCCAACTTGGACAAACGCAACAGCCTATCGGTATGTTGAATGTTAATGGATATTACGACCACCTTATCGCTCACCTGGATAAAATGACGGAAGAAGGGTTTGTAATTCCCGAACACCGGGAATTAATTTATGCTTCGACGGATATCGACTACCTGGTTACCAAAATGAATACCCATCAATTCAAGGAAGCCAATAAATGGATCAGTTAAAATGGTCGCTCGTTCATTCCCCCCGGGTGATGCAGGGGTCTTCCGAAAATTTCATTTTGAGGAGGAGTACAAACTACCGGGCAAGGTACTCTTTTGAGCCTTTGGCGCCTTTTCATCCAGGCCCAGATCAATGTGATGAATAATAATGTCATGGTCTTAAAACTAATTGATAATTAAGTAAATCGGGGTTATTTTTCCTTTTTTCAAATCGTTGTCTGCCGTAAACTTTGAAATCGTTGTGTTCCCCCAAACGGTAGTAGAACGCGAATTTCAATGACCTGTTTCACGGTTTACATTTTTTTGGACGTAAAATTTTCAAAAGGCCACATTTTGAGGTAAAAAACCAGGCTAAATTTACGTTCTTAAAGAAAAAAGACAGCCAACCGTTTTTTTAAGTGTACAACTGGACAAAAAAATTTGTTTGATTAAAACAATTATT carries:
- a CDS encoding TIGR00730 family Rossman fold protein — its product is MNSIAVYCGSNKGKDTAYAEAAHQLGTYLAQNNIEIIYGAGNIGLMGILADAALTNGGVVTGVIPHFLKEKEVCHLGLTHLFLVDSMHQRKVEMTKLSDGAIILPGGFGTLDEMFEIITLVQLGQTQQPIGMLNVNGYYDHLIAHLDKMTEEGFVIPEHRELIYASTDIDYLVTKMNTHQFKEANKWIS